TaaaaaagggcagccccagtgcatgtagctcccgcttgcgcagggtctggggaagggtccgaccactttgggtctattgtacgcagcctttccctacatttctgtaagaggctgtttccaggacttgaacccgtgacctcatggtcacaaggcagcagctttaccactgcgctaaGGCTCCCCTTACCACTAATTATAATTTGTAAGTGCCTCTAAAAATTAAAGTATCAGCAAGATTACACAGCTGTCACGATGACCAGCCAGAAACTAATATCCATTCCCATCAAGTGAATTTACTTGTGGGCAGCTTAGCCAAAGAGCTTGTTTACACTACAACAAGTTAATAACAGAAAATGTTCTGTTCAGGGCGTTTTAATAAACACCTCAGAATAGCATCTAAGAAGGTGTTCTATCAGGTTCGCCCCAAATCATCTCTAGCTTAAGGCATTTTTGGAGAAcacctcagactggatgaagctGTCAGTGTCAGGGCATTTTTTGCAAATCACCACAAAACAGACAGCTGTGGAGGCGTTTTCTGGAAGCCTCAAATTGAAAGAGATTTTGAGGCATTTGTAAGAAACGCCTCCTAATGGATACTCCTGGGCGTCGGCGTCAATGGAGGGGACATGCCCGTGTATGTATCAGTAAAAAGGGCATATGAATTCTTGCCAATAACATTACCTTTCTTGTGGTAAGTGCGCTACAATGTTTTCCAGCCGATGCAGCGTTCGAATCATGCATGCCTCTCTATTTATACAGTTTTTTTCTCGCGCGAGGTTGTTTTTAGTCCCATACCACTTGGCGAGAAAGAGTTGGAGGTAGTTAAAATGTGCAAACATAGGCAGTGTTTCAGAAATGACAAGTACTGATGACATTTCTCTCGCTAATGGGCTTGTCTAGTCAGATTTAATTCAAATTCTCAGCCTGGAAAGAAAGATAGATAGCCATTTGGCACAGAAAAGATAAAAAGAGAAAGAGAAGAAGACCCCATGGTGTTTGTTAGTTCTGTTTTCTGATTTTGGTCGAGAAGTTTACAGCGCTTTAGGAAATTGCCCCGAAACCTCGTTTTTGGCGTCTGTAAAACGCCGCTGAATGCCAGATCTTTAAAGGGGTTACTGGAAACGTCTCAGTTGACTTTCCCCTTCATGAGCTTCTCTAGCATTTTATAGAAATGCCACACAAAACAATTGGAGGCATTTTTACGTCTTCTAGAGGCGTTTGAGAATGccgttgtaataccttatgtgttgTCGTGTTAGTTGGCTGAATCCATCAACTTTGGACAATTGTGGGTACATGCTTTTTAAATATAGTAGTATAAACAACTAATCCTTCTGAGGAAGGAAAAATTTATTGAAGTAGCGTACAGAAATGGTAGAAAAAGAAGGTAAGCAATGTATACGCAACATAAAGTATGGTAACCAGCAGTAGTTGCCAACCTGTTGGGCTTGAAGGAGATTATTTTGATTTTGTACTTGTGCATCTTGATGAACTGGGTGGCTAGCCACTCTACTCCCCATCTTTGTAATCTCCATTAAGGGTCCAATGTTACTAAATGTTACATAAGAAAAACGAAATCATGAGCTCAACAGTTTATTTGCTAAACAACATATGCTGAATGTGTACAGCTCTGCCATCAAATTAAATCAATTCTGTTAGTAGAGTACCTTGATTTGTTAAGCCGTACTGTAAATTTTCATTTTGAAAAACTGAATGTCATTATAACCGCTTGCACGTTTTCACTACTTCTCTTGTTAAATACTTACCTGGGACCTTGCATATTGGATGGTGAACTGAAACCTTTCCCAAGCTCAAACATTTATGTTACTTCAGACAAACATGCGTCTTCTAGTCAGGAACAGGGCACAGTGATAGTGATTTCTTTGACAAAGAGATAATTACTTAAAACAACAAGTTCGGGGTGCCATAATACAAGTCCAGAGCTACCAAGTTCAAACGTTGTGCTAAACTGTAATACGGTCCCCTGAAGCCGTGGTTTTTAGTAATGAACTCTTTGTCCAATGTTGTTAGAGAAGCATCTATATTGGTCTATATGACCCTGTCCTAAAACAAATTTTACCTGGTGGAGTTGGCACAATCTAGCATCATTCAATACAATATTAGAAGAATAAGGTATTTATGAACTCATACGTGGGTAGTTATTAACCAGAAAGAAAGAACTGTGTCGGTATGGACATGTATAAAGGAGTTAGGATGAAGGGAGCTAGATCAAGAATAGCATTTTCGGTCAAAAGTGTGTCACATTCACAGATCTGCTAAAATGTTAATGCATAATACATTATTCACAGATCAAGAATATCATTTATAGGAAACCATGCTGACGTGGCCAAACCTACTGCTAGGACAACAGAAATAAGGAAAACCTTATAGTGAGGGTGTGAAACTGAAACAAATAAATGAACCTTTAAAGAGGTGTCAAGAGAAGTTATCACTGTTTATCTTAACCATTCTCAGTGAAGCAAAGTGCCATGGCCCCCTTGGTGATAATGACGGCCCCAGCAAATCAGCAGTGAAGATCAGGAAGGAAGTCATAACTAGGGAAGACATGGGAAGCAGGCAAATTAAACCTGGCAGTGCATACTCAGAGACCATTGTCAGTGACACTTACAACAGTATTGTGAAGCTCGGTGAAAAGGTGTAAGCTGTCATGCCCTATTGAGATTTTTGGCCACGTGAGCTAATTTAACTCCCATGTGTGTGGGAGCATGCAAAACATATACCTGAACCCTACCAAACATCGATCAACGGAGATAACATTTCCTTTTCCCTGACAACCTTGTGTATATTTCCCCTCCCTTTTTTATTTTGCCTTCTTCCTCACCAACATGTCAGGGTTGCGGGGGAGGTAAGACCAATAACAACACCAACATGGTATACTACTGGCGCAGAAGTGCATCCCATATCTACCATTCAATACTAGCGATACATACATGTCTGTCATGTGTTAACTAGAGCTTTCCTCAGACAAGTGGAAAAGGCAAACAGGGCCCATTCTTTTAAAACTAGGTGTTGTTCCCATTTAGATTAGTGCATCTATCAGCATGCTTGTCAGAGAAGCAATATGATTTCAGATAGAAAAACAAACATGGCTATTTAAGCAAGTCATATGCCATACAGTTTTTTTCCCGTCTACGGAATACTGACAAGAACACACGTAGTACAAACAGAACAAGGAAGGAACATGTAAACAAAAAAGGCTACAGGTACACAAACAGAGCAGGGAAGAAACATGTATACAAAAAAGGCTCAGCATACCTATAGCCAACAGTCTGTAGGAACATCTTAAGAAGTTCGATGGATGAAAATTGTTTCCTGTAGCTGTCAGTTATAAGTTTCAAACTGCGCCCAAGCTTAGAGATGTGCTTAACTATGATTTCTGAAAAATCATCAACAGACCCTGCAGTTCCACTTTCAAAGCCTGCAAGCGCTAAGTATCGAGCAACCAACTTCCGTATGATAAGCAAAGCTTGCTCTTGACTTAAAGATTTTCCTTCTACTTTAGATACATCCTTCCCTCTATATTTGTTTCCTGTCTTGTAGTACTCAGGCATCATTCCAAACCTTTCAAGCATTGCAGTGTTGCGACTAACAGGTGCCGGTAAATTATCAAGAACACCATGAACTTCTATTTTATTGCTGATAGATATCCCACTCTCTCTAGGGATTGCACTTTCTGGAACACAGTCAGCTGGAAATCGAATTTCCGGAATGAAAAGATCATCTGTTAAATTACTGAATTCCCCATTTTCCAACATAATGTTGGGACCCTGGTTGTCCATAAACACAGTCCTCTTCCTTTTATGCAGACTGCAAACCTTAAGATACTCAGACATTCCCTCTGGTGTTCTCTTTGGCATTTCTTTGTCATCTGTGCGAAACTTGCCATGCAATGTCCTGAACTTTTCAGCATATTGCTTGTACCATGTGGCAGGTAACTCATCATGTCGCTTATGCCTTTGAGATAACATCGAACTCTCCCTGCTTGGACTAAACGAAGTTCCAGATTGCATCTGCAGAACAAGAACAGTTATAACCATCAGAATATAACATAGGAATGAAACTGTTGCCCTCTTATTTAGCATATACCACCCAAAAATGCTATAGAGAGTTAATATAGCAAACTGAGAAGAAATATGGATGTgctttttactccctccgtcccgtaatgtaagacattttttaaaactagtgtagtgtcaaaaaacgtcttatattataggacggagggagtagcaattaAGGAACACATTCAACAGTTACGTATGTAACTAGGTTGGCAGCATGATATGTAACATTTAATATGAAACCAACGTGAAGCATATGATAGTAAAAGAAGCAGGTTATAACACGGCAAGTAGGGTGAAAGTGAGATCTGTTCACACATGTCCCGTCAAGAACCTAATTTCAACGTCTTTGAATAAAATAGGTCGAACAATTCCTACAACCATGCACAGGAGGTTTTCAGGAAACCATGTCTATGATCTAGATAAGCAACAATAGCAACAGTCGCTATTATAAAAAAAGGTTCTTTGAACATGTCATGAAAAAAACTGTGACAAAGGTTCGTAACTAGGGAAATTACTATAAGATGTTTTCAAATCAAATAAAAGTCAACAGAAATAAATATCAGGCAGCAAAAACAAGCTTTCGAGAAACATTTGCATATATCAGCGGAACAAACAAACATTAGATGGGGAATATAACTATACTTGATGTTGAGTGTTATCTTCCTGCTCATCTTCCAACGAGAAATAAATATCATCTCCATGAAGCTGAAGATCTGGGATCAACAAAAGGGGAAATCACGATCAATAATGGCAGACATTTAAGCCCTAGCAGCTAGCAACCAAGATTGATATTACACCGAATTCCCTCCAAGTCAAACGTTAATCATTTCTTATCAACAACTAGTTATTATCCAAATCTTGAGCTAGCACGTTTTATCACCTTTTTCTGCATCTGACATTGGCACAGACATTTAGGACATCCAACAGAACTTAACCAATAGTAGGAGAGAAAACATAGTCTTGACTTAAATTCCAAAGCAGTTACAGTTGCAACTAATAACACCtcttaagaaaagaaaaaaacatgcAAGATATGCTACATTTCAAGCCACGATACCATTTCAAATCCAAACAACTACAGCAGGCCTCAGACATTAAAATTGAACTCACGGATAACATTTCAATCCTCAGTTACTAATCAGTTAGAGAAGTAGGCAAACACCCGATATTAGGGTGTAACAAAAAGATATCGATCCATGATGAATGGCACCACATCCCACTGAAGACACTGGAATGTAAACATTGATCATCCCCATGAAACCTAGAACACCATGTAACCAAGTCAACCTCGCCTACAAATTTCTAGCTCGGAGTCTTCAGACCCCAGGCCCAGTGGTTCGTTGGTTCGTGGCAGCAAAGGATTTCCCCAAATCTCAGCAACAGAGTGGCGCGagcagaggtggtggaggagggGCTTCACTCACAGCTGGCGTTGAGGGAGTGGGGGCCGGCGGTGGAGGCGCCGGCGCGGAGGACGAGCGCGGCGGAGGCCTTGTCGAAGAGGAGCGCGcggacgcggagctggaggaggaggagctggcgcgggggcgaggaggatgaggaggaggaggggcagagGAAGGCGTCCCAGGTGGAGGCGGACGCGAGGTGCGGCGCGAGGGAGGCGTGCGCGCCGTCGCCGAGCCACGCGCGCCACGCGCCGCAGGCCTCCAGCCGCCGCGCCAGCTCGTAGCCGCGGCCGTCGTCGCCCAGCAGatgagccgccgccgccatcccgcGCGACGGAGGGTTACGATCGGGCTGCGCGTCTGGCGCGGGCGGAGCACCGGGATCTCCTCGGTCGCCGCGGGGAGGTAGCTCGGGCGGAGGTGGGAGCtgcgcggccggagttggggacgaCGAAGGGGAAGGCGCGTGTCTGGGAAATTTCGGCCCGTTGGGTTCTGCTGCTGGTAGAGATTACTAACTTCTGGCCTGCGCTGCTATTGGGCTGTAGCTGTAACAACCACCCTGAGTCGAACAGAGTCCAGGATATTTTTTGACTTTTCCAACTATGGACTGGTCCATCAGGCGATGCAACGAAACCCAAAAAAAAAAAAGGAAATCATAGGCATGGCTAATAGTTTTACTTCTTGTTCTTTCGGTTTTGAGTCTAGGGCATCAAATGTCGAGGCACGCAATCTCGCGGAACATTCTCTTACTCTAGGTTTTGGTCACTATACTTGGTTTGGTCACCTTGAAGTGTAAACATTGTGATGCAGTAATGAAGTTCGCGAGTTTGCATAAAAAAGGGAAATGATTAACATCAACCAGTGGACTATCATGCTCGTGTCCGCCGTCGTAGTTGCGTGCCATGTGGCCTATTGGACCATCCAAGTTCCTATCCCTTATCGTATCTCTTCCGCAGCCTCTCTCCCGTACGCAACTGCTCAATCTTATCTAATCTAGTGGGGCGACTTCTTCATCCTCACGTTTTTCTCTCCCAATAGGACCGCTACTGTAGATGACCACCGACACAGGCTAGCAGCAGATGACCGCCAGCACCATCTGACACCAAATCTCTCCTCGGTCATGGTCCAGCATGGCCACCACCATCTCAAGCTCCTGCGGCAATGCCCGCCTCATCCATGCCCGCCACCACCTCAAGCTCCTGCGGCAACGCCCGCCTCGGCCATGGCCGCCACCACCTTCTGTTGTTGGCAGCATTTCCTTCATGTCACGGTCTctatttgcaaaaaagaaaagTTTTGCGGCATGAACTCAGTTGCAAAAATTTATGCAACATGTCCCCTATTGCAAAAGTCTTCCTTAGTTTTTCCTACACCTACTACTCTATTGTTTTAGGGGAAAATGGTCGGCTTTTTCTGTTAATTTTCCAAAAATTGGCGAAATAAAAATATGTGCACAGATTACTATTTCTCATGAATTCAGAAAAATATTCagaaattttaaaaatattttgtAAATTCAGCAAATGTTCAcgaatttcataaaatgttcatgaattaaaaaatgggCATGGTTTTCAAAAACAAATCTCGGTTTTTAGGAAAGTTAGTAAATTCAAAATtttttcacaaatttgaaaatatgttcatgaattccAAAAATGCAAATTTAAGAaattttcatgaatttaaaaatgtaCGCACATTTGAAAAAGGCTTGTAAATttgaaaatgttcacaaatttgacaAATATTCATGATTTAAGAAATGTTCgtgattttaaaaaatattcatgagttgaaAAACGAAAAATAAAAACAGACTGAAAAAGAGAAGGAAAACACAGAACAAAAATAGGAACTTTATTTaggcaaagaaaaataaaaactataAACGCCAAAATAGGATTTACCATGAATACTCCCATCGCGTCCGTCTCTGAGTGCTCTGTAGATCAGGCTTCAATCGGGCTTAGCCCAACTTCGGATGGCGATTGTTTTTGGTAAAATGAATGCGGTGGATTCTAAAAAAGGTAAAATGAATGTGTGTTTTCACTCAATTATCTACCTGGCTGCTTTTATCACGATATACATGTTTATTTTGGCTTTTGCGGCCAGCCGACACATACATGGCACCCTTAAACATGGACGTACACTAGAATAGTGTGTTCCCTAGAAAAGGGGGATTGTTCGGTataactagcaaacatgcccgtgcgttgcaaccggAGCGAAAAATCACCTCTTAGACACACTCTTGAGACATCAGTAAATCTCTTGAAATCGTGAACgatgtcacatgaaaaacaaaatgaTAAGTGATGTTGCACAAAAACATAAAGACGTGATGAATTTTGAAGTGTATTCAAGGTGTTTCCAATCTAGACAATATAAATATCTATGTAGTTGCAAGTATCTCTTTATGCATTTGTTGTCGTTCCTCCTCGGTGGTGCCCAACAAATATTTGCATTACGATGAAAATCATTTGCAAAAGAGCATTGTTTTTGCCTCGTTGATATATGTGTTTTTTTGTAATCCAAGTCAAGTATTAATTTGGTCGCAAACATGTTAGACAACTCCATCGAAAACAATTAATTTGTAAGGGCATGCATACCAAATGTTCAAGGTTGCATATCAACATCGATTATCTCAAGAAAAAATTGTGGAAACAATTTAAAACAATATGAAAATTAAAGTCAAGCCATTGGTTTACCTAAAGCTTGTATCAGCAACATTGTACATTTTTTCTACATCAGAAACAATTTTATATAGACGCTAACCTATTTATTTTTTATGTCTACTTCTTTTATACACATTCtacttttttgtatacatcaggaacattttttacATACACGtttaacaacatgatacatgataaTATTTTTGAAAGCTTATAATTTTCATGTCTNNNNNNNNNNNNNNNNNNNNNNNNNNNNNNNNNNNNNNNNNNNNNNNNNNNNNNNNNNNNNNNNNNNNNNNNNNNNNNNNNNNNNNNNNNNNNNNNNNNNNNNNNNNNNNNNNNNNNNNNNNNNNNNNNNNNNNNNNNNNNNNNNNNNNNNNNNNNNNNNNNNNNNNNNNNNNNNNNNNNNNNNNNNNNNNNNNNNNNNNNNNNNNNNNNNNNNNNNNNNNNNNNNNNNNNNNNNNNNNNNNNNNNNNNNNNNNNNNNNNNNNNNNNNNNNNACACACACACATCAgaaacattttttctatgcacattcaattttttttcaatgcATGATTAACTTTTACTAAAGaatgaaaaatatattattatttttCTATACACACTGTACTTGTTTGTATATAATggaaacattttttctatacaagcTTGACATTTGtttaatgcatgattaacattcttTCAAAGTCCGCATATATGTGATTTTTATAATTAAAATATTTATTGTATTTCAAAATAAAGCCAAAAGAAGAAAATACAAAGCGAATGTAAAAGAAATGAAAAAAGTAAGAAAATATAAGTGTTGTAGGCTGCGTTGGGCTGGCCCAATCAGGCATCCTATCTAATAGAGAAAAGGGGAGCAAAGAGTGGAGATTCTGGGGTCAAACCTGGGTCTCCTAAGTGGAGATTCTGCATGATCAGCTAGTTGGTCTGATCATGCAGTTGTGATTTCCTTGTGGGTTGGCACCTTATTGTATAAAAAGGAACGACCGACTTAAAGAAAAAAACCAAATCGTTTTTCCCACTTACCGGTAGCATAGGCGGGTAATTCATGCGAATTCCAGGGGCAAA
Above is a window of Triticum dicoccoides isolate Atlit2015 ecotype Zavitan chromosome 5B, WEW_v2.0, whole genome shotgun sequence DNA encoding:
- the LOC119312295 gene encoding involucrin-like; amino-acid sequence: MAAAAHLLGDDGRGYELARRLEACGAWRAWLGDGAHASLAPHLASASTWDAFLCPSSSSSSSPPRQLLLLQLRVRALLFDKASAALVLRAGASTAGPHSLNASYLQLHGDDIYFSLEDEQEDNTQHQMQSGTSFSPSRESSMLSQRHKRHDELPATWYKQYAEKFRTLHGKFRTDDKEMPKRTPEGMSEYLKVCSLHKRKRTVFMDNQGPNIMLENGEFSNLTDDLFIPEIRFPADCVPESAIPRESGISISNKIEVHGVLDNLPAPVSRNTAMLERFGMMPEYYKTGNKYRGKDVSKVEGKSLSQEQALLIIRKLVARYLALAGFESGTAGSVDDFSEIIVKHISKLGRSLKLITDSYRKQFSSIELLKMFLQTVGYSNIGPLMEITKMGSRVASHPVHQDAQVQNQNNLLQAQQLQRQYTPQMTIHNQNLTAQQQHQLLQQQQWMRRNQMAGPRGALTMSDKAQALVNVKLENTMDSQIDSPYGSLTRQQQQMQQLRHQQLLQQQQQKQIQQQQVLQLHQQQQQQQPQQQQQLQPQQQQHLQQHQHLQQQHHHQQQQLQQQHHHQQQQLQQQLGMSGNQSAQAQLAQQQLGMSGNQSAQAQLAQHQLGMSGNQSAQAQLAQQQLGMSGNQSAQAQLAQQFKQVPQSMNSYGMRVPPVKVEAFHELVSGDSSSDTSKLTSPK